Proteins encoded together in one Nitrospira sp. window:
- a CDS encoding YaeQ family protein, which translates to MASNATIYKAVLQIADLDRQYFQDHTLTLARHPSETEERLMVRVLAFALHADEALSFGRGVGTEDEPALWQRNETGSIDLWIEIGQPDEKTLRQACGRSKQVIVYVYGARSSGVWWANQRPLLDGLKNLSVTLLPMEGVRALTEMTRPAMQLQWTIQDGHLWIAAGTQTVHIELQCLKD; encoded by the coding sequence ATGGCTTCGAACGCAACCATCTATAAGGCCGTGCTGCAGATCGCCGATCTGGATCGTCAGTACTTTCAAGATCATACGCTCACACTCGCACGCCATCCGTCCGAGACCGAGGAGCGCCTGATGGTACGGGTGCTCGCCTTCGCACTCCATGCAGATGAGGCCTTGTCATTCGGCCGTGGGGTCGGTACCGAAGATGAACCGGCCTTGTGGCAACGAAACGAGACCGGATCCATCGACCTTTGGATCGAAATCGGCCAGCCAGACGAGAAAACCCTGCGTCAGGCCTGCGGCCGCTCTAAACAGGTCATCGTTTATGTCTATGGAGCCCGTAGTTCCGGAGTGTGGTGGGCAAACCAGCGTCCGTTGCTCGACGGACTGAAGAATCTCTCCGTGACGCTGCTTCCAATGGAAGGCGTTCGTGCCCTAACAGAGATGACGCGACCCGCCATGCAGCTCCAATGGACGATTCAAGACGGGCATCTCTGGATCGCTGCTGGGACGCAGACGGTCCACATCGAATTACAATGTTTGAAGGACTGA
- a CDS encoding NAD-dependent epimerase, with the protein MSERPATILVTGTAGFIGFHVAMRLLDRGDQVIGLDNINDYYDVRLKEARLAQLKPRERFTFVKLDLANRPGMKDLFGDRSIRRVVHLAAQAGVRYSLVNPHAYTESNIEGFLNILEGCRHNQIEHLVYASSSSVYGGNTHMPFSIHDNVDHPVSLYAASKKANELMAHCYAHLYRLPCTGLRFFTVYGPWGRPDMALFIFTKAILEGKSIDVFNQGKMKRDFTYVDDIVEGIIRTLDRPATANPSWSGEQPDPGTSSAPARIYNIGNHQPVELLHFIGVLEQALGKKAEKRLLPIQPGDVPATYADIDDLTNDVGFRPNTPIEVGIPRFVKWYREFYGV; encoded by the coding sequence ATGAGCGAAAGACCAGCGACGATTCTTGTCACCGGAACTGCGGGATTTATCGGATTCCATGTGGCGATGCGCCTCCTGGATCGAGGCGATCAGGTCATCGGCCTCGACAACATCAACGATTACTACGACGTCCGACTGAAGGAAGCTCGCTTGGCACAACTGAAGCCTCGTGAACGATTCACGTTCGTCAAACTGGACCTCGCCAATCGACCAGGCATGAAAGACCTCTTTGGCGATCGATCAATCCGGCGAGTGGTGCACTTGGCCGCGCAGGCCGGGGTTCGCTATTCGCTGGTCAATCCACACGCCTATACCGAAAGTAACATTGAAGGGTTCTTGAATATCCTGGAAGGTTGCCGGCATAACCAGATTGAACACTTGGTCTATGCGTCTTCGAGTTCCGTCTATGGTGGCAATACCCACATGCCGTTCTCGATCCATGACAATGTGGACCATCCCGTCTCGCTCTATGCCGCCAGTAAAAAGGCCAATGAGCTCATGGCGCACTGCTATGCCCATTTGTACCGGCTACCCTGCACGGGCCTGCGCTTTTTTACCGTGTATGGGCCCTGGGGACGTCCTGATATGGCCCTCTTCATCTTTACCAAGGCCATTCTGGAGGGCAAGTCGATCGACGTCTTCAATCAGGGCAAGATGAAACGCGACTTCACCTATGTCGATGATATCGTTGAAGGCATCATTCGGACACTCGATCGCCCAGCAACAGCCAATCCATCCTGGTCAGGGGAGCAACCGGATCCAGGAACCAGCTCCGCTCCGGCCCGCATCTACAACATCGGCAACCATCAGCCGGTGGAGTTGCTACATTTCATCGGGGTCCTGGAACAAGCGTTGGGGAAAAAGGCCGAAAAGCGGCTCTTGCCAATACAGCCCGGCGACGTACCAGCAACCTATGCCGACATCGACGATCTCACCAATGACGTTGGCTTCAGACCAAACACCCCGATTGAGGTAGGCATTCCTCGTTTCGTGAAGTGGTACCGAGAGTTTTACGGAGTGTGA
- a CDS encoding VOC family protein has protein sequence MAMPLHRGLRHLALRVLDLPRSRRFYEQILGMQVVWEPDPENVYFSSGVDNLALHQISKQESDSYDPSKTQLLDHMGVILESPQAVDQMYREIVLSIESLGGRITKEPKLHRDGSYSFYFSDPDGNVIQALYEPTISGLMWVTSKG, from the coding sequence ATGGCAATGCCCCTTCATCGCGGTCTTCGGCACCTGGCACTTCGCGTTTTGGATCTTCCTCGATCGCGTCGGTTCTATGAGCAGATACTCGGCATGCAGGTCGTCTGGGAACCGGATCCCGAGAACGTCTATTTCAGCTCCGGTGTCGACAACCTGGCACTGCATCAGATCTCGAAGCAAGAATCGGACTCCTATGATCCCTCGAAAACCCAACTGCTTGACCACATGGGCGTGATTCTTGAGAGTCCGCAGGCCGTCGACCAGATGTACCGTGAGATTGTGCTCTCAATTGAGTCGCTGGGCGGACGAATCACCAAAGAGCCGAAACTGCATCGTGACGGCAGCTATTCGTTCTATTTTTCCGATCCCGACGGCAATGTGATTCAAGCGTTGTACGAACCGACGATCAGCGGATTGATGTGGGTGACCAGTAAGGGGTGA
- a CDS encoding MBL fold metallo-hydrolase → MSIWNNFPHHHYVSLVPWCWAQLESAEPPGPFPFIGGVASDAVASLQEAHSLLSSAIDTAISDVFSKRAPLDEPERRRRLEDAYTELINTRPYLQRHIRCGRRPDGTFHWEFPTDPTQSATVTNGGLRMFHAINHQALPFGFNNRRLGPAIGKLLGLLDGTRTADEIGTIVSSMPRDSQSLLTTFMELLQRHGCLATSSSASLRHHWFDIVQDQDTVHLGHAAVLYRQRDTVLLFDPWLLPWFAESPLPSLWGGLVPKPAAVFLTHDHDDHVDPRTLLHLPKEIPIIVPSRRNRTQLFFDYRSLLAELGFEQVIELAHGESWPFEGGAVVSVPFYGEDPCDLNMPRNCYLISDRGHNVLIHADSGPTNDGRSALKDSIIQQLVSKYGPILLVLASQQQLLEIRTHAAHAPLSHPGKWLDIGENGYLTNAYLADLCTAARARLFVSYATGGADWYPDHLSFMFSRRNPSRTTLLTAHWEPAEQLKDLLASQGCCYHQAHALDIYRPTNEGALSVHSTGESLAPLTLYRVDHGNPPFMKGAQQRR, encoded by the coding sequence ATGAGCATCTGGAACAACTTCCCTCACCACCATTATGTCAGTCTCGTCCCTTGGTGTTGGGCCCAACTGGAAAGTGCCGAGCCACCGGGTCCCTTTCCGTTCATCGGCGGTGTGGCCTCTGACGCCGTGGCCAGCCTCCAGGAGGCTCACAGCCTCTTGTCCAGCGCGATCGATACCGCGATCAGCGATGTCTTCTCAAAGCGGGCGCCACTGGACGAGCCCGAACGGCGGCGACGGCTCGAAGACGCCTATACCGAGCTGATCAACACCCGCCCCTATCTTCAGCGACACATTCGCTGTGGTCGTCGACCGGACGGCACCTTTCACTGGGAATTCCCGACTGATCCGACGCAATCCGCAACCGTCACGAACGGCGGCCTCCGGATGTTTCATGCGATCAACCACCAGGCCCTTCCATTCGGATTCAACAACCGCCGCCTAGGCCCGGCAATCGGCAAACTGCTCGGTCTCCTCGATGGCACCCGTACAGCCGACGAAATCGGCACGATTGTCTCGTCCATGCCCCGTGACTCCCAGAGTCTGTTGACCACATTCATGGAACTCTTGCAGCGGCATGGCTGCCTAGCCACATCGAGCAGCGCGTCACTGCGCCACCATTGGTTCGATATCGTACAGGACCAAGATACCGTTCACCTTGGCCATGCGGCCGTGCTCTACCGACAACGTGACACGGTGTTGCTCTTTGATCCCTGGCTGTTGCCCTGGTTCGCGGAATCACCCCTACCGTCACTCTGGGGAGGGCTTGTCCCCAAACCCGCCGCGGTCTTTCTCACACACGATCACGATGACCATGTGGATCCCCGCACCTTACTCCATCTCCCCAAAGAGATCCCTATCATCGTCCCAAGCCGGCGCAATCGCACACAGCTGTTTTTTGACTATCGTTCGCTCCTGGCAGAGCTGGGATTTGAACAGGTTATTGAGCTGGCTCATGGTGAGAGCTGGCCGTTCGAAGGAGGCGCCGTCGTTTCGGTCCCATTCTACGGTGAGGATCCCTGTGACCTCAATATGCCGAGAAATTGCTACCTGATTTCCGATCGCGGGCACAATGTCCTGATTCATGCGGACAGCGGCCCGACCAACGACGGACGGTCGGCCCTCAAAGACTCTATCATTCAGCAGTTAGTCAGCAAGTATGGACCGATTCTCCTCGTCCTGGCGTCACAGCAACAACTGCTTGAGATCCGTACACATGCCGCCCACGCACCGCTCTCTCACCCCGGCAAATGGCTGGACATCGGTGAGAACGGCTATCTCACGAACGCCTATCTTGCCGATCTCTGCACGGCCGCCCGCGCGCGGCTGTTTGTGTCGTACGCCACCGGCGGAGCCGACTGGTATCCAGACCATCTCTCCTTTATGTTCAGTCGACGCAACCCTTCCAGGACCACGCTCTTGACCGCGCACTGGGAACCGGCGGAGCAGTTAAAAGACCTTCTTGCTTCACAGGGATGTTGCTATCATCAGGCCCACGCCCTGGACATTTATCGACCCACGAATGAAGGAGCACTCAGTGTTCATTCGACAGGAGAATCACTAGCCCCTCTCACTCTCTATCGAGTGGATCACGGCAATCCACCGTTTATGAAAGGCGCACAGCAGCGGCGATAG
- a CDS encoding uroporphyrinogen-III synthase, with translation MTFNGMTVVGFESRMESELARLIERYEGRPIMAPALREIPLESNIAAYEFGARLMAGQIDMLVLLTGVGTEALFEILKTRYPWPSIVQALQEIVTTARGAKTVAALKAVGLVPTVTVPEPNTWIDLVSALDEYSLEPGVRIAVQEYGIPNNALVKALEQRGADVFPVPIYRWALPEDLGPMRAACEHIVAGQVEVMLITNAMQIDHVMQVLEQDGNVIPFHDAVQKLVVASIGPAASERLRHFDWPVDFEPSHSKLGILVKEVSEQAANILGRKR, from the coding sequence ATGACATTTAATGGAATGACTGTGGTGGGGTTCGAAAGTCGGATGGAATCGGAGTTGGCCCGTTTGATTGAACGGTATGAAGGTCGCCCGATCATGGCTCCCGCCCTGCGAGAAATCCCGCTGGAGAGCAACATTGCGGCCTATGAATTCGGAGCGCGTCTCATGGCAGGACAGATCGATATGCTCGTCCTGCTCACCGGCGTCGGCACTGAGGCGCTTTTTGAGATCCTGAAAACGCGGTATCCTTGGCCGTCGATCGTCCAGGCGTTACAAGAGATCGTCACCACCGCCCGGGGCGCGAAAACGGTTGCGGCTCTCAAAGCCGTGGGGCTCGTCCCAACGGTGACGGTGCCGGAGCCCAATACCTGGATCGATTTGGTTTCTGCTCTGGATGAGTACAGCCTCGAGCCGGGCGTGCGAATTGCGGTGCAGGAGTACGGCATTCCCAACAACGCGCTGGTGAAGGCGTTGGAGCAGCGTGGGGCAGACGTCTTCCCTGTGCCGATCTACCGATGGGCCTTACCGGAGGATCTTGGGCCAATGCGTGCCGCCTGCGAGCATATCGTTGCCGGGCAGGTGGAGGTGATGCTGATTACCAACGCCATGCAGATCGATCACGTCATGCAGGTATTGGAACAGGACGGAAACGTCATCCCGTTTCATGACGCGGTGCAGAAGCTGGTCGTAGCCTCCATCGGTCCGGCCGCCAGTGAACGGCTGCGCCACTTCGACTGGCCGGTCGACTTTGAGCCGTCGCATTCCAAGCTGGGTATCTTGGTGAAGGAAGTATCGGAGCAAGCGGCGAACATTCTTGGGAGAAAACGGTAG